A genomic segment from Bradyrhizobium diazoefficiens USDA 110 encodes:
- a CDS encoding DNA-3-methyladenine glycosylase I has translation MSRAPRLHPDGLTRCPWPGEDPLYVAYHDTEWGVPEYDDRALYEKLILDGFQAGLSWITILRKRDNFRKAFDDFQPEKIARYNAKKVHALMNDAGIVRNRAKIDGAILSAKSYLDIMEKGPGFSKLLWDFMDGRPKVNNFKTTASVPASTPLSVQISKELSSRGFKFVGPTIVYAFMQATGMVNDHLVDCHCHASCGKTQRKPRLKVK, from the coding sequence ATGAGCCGCGCCCCTCGCCTGCATCCCGACGGCCTGACCCGCTGCCCCTGGCCGGGCGAAGATCCGCTCTATGTCGCCTATCACGACACCGAGTGGGGCGTGCCTGAATATGACGACCGCGCGTTGTACGAGAAGCTGATCCTCGATGGCTTCCAGGCCGGCCTGTCCTGGATCACGATTTTGCGCAAGCGCGACAATTTCCGCAAAGCCTTCGACGATTTCCAGCCGGAGAAGATCGCGCGCTACAATGCCAAGAAGGTGCACGCGCTGATGAACGATGCCGGCATCGTGCGCAACCGCGCCAAGATCGACGGCGCGATCCTGAGTGCGAAGTCCTATCTGGACATCATGGAGAAGGGGCCGGGCTTCTCGAAGCTGCTGTGGGACTTCATGGACGGAAGGCCCAAGGTCAACAACTTCAAGACCACGGCGAGCGTGCCGGCCTCCACGCCGCTGTCGGTGCAGATCTCCAAGGAGCTGTCCTCGCGCGGCTTCAAGTTCGTCGGCCCGACCATCGTCTACGCCTTCATGCAGGCGACCGGCATGGTCAACGACCATCTCGTCGACTGCCATTGTCACGCCAGCTGCGGCAAGACGCAGCGCAAGCCGCGCCTCAAGGTCAAATGA
- a CDS encoding YgfZ/GcvT domain-containing protein yields the protein MKSAFLPDRGVVKVAGEDARNFLNGLVTTDLDRLKPGLGRFGALLTPQGKIIVDFLITEVPAGHGGGFLIDCPKALAEGLATKLKFYKLRAKATVENLSDDLGVLAAWDGALAAQPDLAFADPRHDGLGTRILIPEDLKQKLSDLIGAELVDAAAYEAHRIALGVPRGGLDFMYSDAFPHETNMDRLAGVDFDKGCYVGQEVVSRMQHRGTARTRSVKVLLDGPSPEIGAAILAGDKPVGTIGSSADGKGIALVRIDRVADALDAGQPLTAGGLALTLAEPEVVRIPAKQPTA from the coding sequence ATGAAATCAGCGTTTCTTCCCGACCGGGGCGTGGTCAAGGTCGCGGGCGAGGATGCGCGCAACTTCCTCAACGGCCTCGTCACGACCGACCTCGACAGGCTGAAGCCGGGCTTGGGGCGATTCGGCGCGCTGCTGACGCCGCAGGGCAAGATCATCGTCGATTTCCTGATCACGGAGGTGCCGGCCGGCCATGGCGGCGGGTTCCTGATCGACTGCCCCAAAGCGCTGGCCGAGGGCCTCGCGACCAAGCTGAAATTCTACAAGCTGCGCGCCAAGGCCACCGTGGAAAACCTCTCCGACGATCTCGGCGTGCTCGCCGCCTGGGACGGCGCGCTCGCGGCCCAGCCGGACCTTGCCTTCGCCGATCCGCGCCATGACGGGCTCGGCACCCGCATCCTGATCCCCGAGGATCTCAAGCAGAAGCTGTCCGACCTCATCGGCGCCGAGCTGGTCGACGCGGCCGCCTATGAGGCACATCGCATCGCGCTTGGCGTGCCGCGCGGCGGGCTCGACTTCATGTACAGCGATGCATTCCCGCACGAGACCAATATGGACCGCCTCGCCGGCGTCGATTTCGACAAGGGCTGCTATGTCGGCCAGGAGGTCGTCTCGCGCATGCAGCATCGCGGCACCGCGCGCACCCGCAGCGTCAAGGTGCTGCTCGACGGACCCTCGCCCGAGATTGGTGCTGCCATTCTCGCCGGCGACAAGCCGGTCGGCACCATTGGCTCTTCTGCCGATGGCAAGGGCATCGCGCTGGTGCGCATCGACCGCGTCGCCGACGCGCTCGATGCCGGCCAGCCGCTCACGGCTGGCGGACTTGCCTTGACGCTCGCCGAACCTGAAGTCGTACGCATTCCAGCCAAGCAGCCCACCGCATGA